A region of the Vigna unguiculata cultivar IT97K-499-35 chromosome 9, ASM411807v1, whole genome shotgun sequence genome:
CCCAAAGATTTACCGCATGAAGCTTTGGGCCACCAACGAGGTTCGGGCAAAATCCAAGTTCTGGTAAGCACATTATTCTCTTCAATCATTCGTTTTAATTTCTGAGATCCTTTTTGCAATATTCTCCTCTCGTTCGATGTGTAATGATTTAGTTAGTTTCGAGCAATTGGAGTTCGTTGTCTCTGCTTcgatttttttgtttgtttaggttttaagttttttatgttttttttctactGATTAGGTACTTTTTGAGAAAGCTGAAGAAGGTCAAGAAGAGCAATGGTCAAATGCTCGCTATCAACGAGGTACTATCTCTTTTAAGGCTttgatattttggttgtttttttaacttttaattttagatcATGCCGATGATTCAGTTGTTTTTGAGTTGTTGAAAATAATGATAAGATGTCACGTTTTCATggaaaatttagtggtaaactTGTCTGTTACCTTATTCAGTGATACTGTTTTCTTGTGCACTGCCCTGTATAGTTGAATCAATTCATAATGATTAACCCGAAGTTCCGTAATGTTAACTTCAGATGCTTGTTTTGCTTTTTCAATAACCTGATAAATTAGTGTACGTAATGACATTTATATTTGGACATCATTTGTGgctgttatgttatgttcataGTGTTTATGCAGAATTCTCATGATGCTTATGGCGGATGCTTTACTGCTCTATTAATAATTTGTTGAACTATTGTTGTCATTACATTTATTAATGGGCATCCttgtgtttttttaatcaaagCTGCGTTTGGGTTTGTAATTAATTTCATCTACCTTGTTTAAAGTACATTTTGTACTGCCTGCTTTGTGTTGGAATATTGTTTTGAACTTTTGTCCTTCATTATATTTTGTTGTGCAGATTTTTGAGAAGAACCCAACCAAGATTAAGAACTATGGGATATGGTTGAGGTATCAAAGTAGAACCGGCTATCACAACATGTACAAGGAGTACCGTGACACTACTCTAAATGGTGGAGTTGAGCAGATGTACAATGAGATGGCA
Encoded here:
- the LOC114162340 gene encoding 60S ribosomal protein L18a-like codes for the protein MVTFRFHQYQVVGRALPTEADQHPKIYRMKLWATNEVRAKSKFWYFLRKLKKVKKSNGQMLAINEIFEKNPTKIKNYGIWLRYQSRTGYHNMYKEYRDTTLNGGVEQMYNEMASRHRVRCPCIQIIKTATIPAKLCKRESTKQFHNSKIKFPLVFKKVRPPSRKLKTTYKAKKPNLFM